GCGGCATGGTGACGGTGCGCGCCTGGACGCGGCCGGCCTCGACATCCGCCTGTGAATAGCCGACCGTGGCGATCTCGGGATCGGTGAAGATGTTGGCGCACACGCCGCGCAGGTTCAGCGGGGCGACGGCGTCGCCGAGTGCGTGAGCCATGGCTATCCGCCCCTGCATGGCCGCGACCGAGGCGAGCGGCAGCACACCGGTGCAGTCCCCGGCGGCGTAGACGCCCTGCGCCGACGTCCGGGAGACCCGGTCGACCGTGATGTGGCCGGAATCGCTGGTGTCCACGCCGGCGTTCTCCAGACCGATGTCCGCGGTCAGCGGCACGGATCCGACCGCCAGCAGCACGTGCGATCCGCGCACCTCGCGCCCGTCCTCGAGCGTGACGATCACCTCGTCGCCGTCGCGTGCGGCCGACTTCATCCGGGACCGGCCCAGCACGTTCATCCCGCGGCGGCGGAAGACGTGCTCGATGACGGTGGCCGCGTCGGCGTCCTCGCCGGGCAACACCCGGTCACGGGAGGAGACGAGGGTGACGTCGCTGCCCAGCCCGAGGAACGCGTGGGCCAGCTCGGCACCGGTCACACCCGAGCCGACGACGATCAGCTTCTCCGGCAGCTCGGTCAGGTCGTAGATCTGTTGCCAGGTGAGGATCCGCTCGCCGTCCGGCATAGCCGACGGCATCACCCGCGGCGTGCAGCCGACGGCCAGCAGGATGACGTCGGCGTTCAGCTGCTCGGTGTCGCCGTCGGCGAGCTCGGCGGTCACCTTTCCCGGGCCGGAGATGTGTCCCCGGCCGGCCAGGATCCGGACGCCGACCCGCTCCAGCTGGGCCCGTATGTCGCGGCTCTGGGCCTTGGCAAGATCCAGGATCCGGTCGTTGATCTGGATGGCGTTCGCTTCGGCGTGCTGGTCGTCCTGCGTCCCCTCGAACCCCACACCGAGCCGACCCGCCGAGGCGAAGCGGGACATGAAGTCGGAGGTCGCGATCAACGTCTTGCTCGGCACGCAGTCGGTGAGCACCGCAGCACCGCCGAGGCCGGTCTGCTCGACCACCGAGACCTGGGCCCCCAGTTGGGCGGCGACCAGGGCGGACTCGTATCCGCCGGGACCGCCACCGATGATCACGACATGCTGCTGGCGTCCATTCACAAGGTGGCATCATTCCATGTCACAGGGCGCAGCCCCCAATCCGCCGGTCCACCGATCCCGTGCGCTCGTGGCGGCGGACGTCATACGCTGGCGCCCGTGACTTCAACGACTGCACTCGCCGATCCGGCGACCGACCCCTTCGAGATCGCGCGGGCTGCGGCGGCAGTCATCGCCGAGCGCACCGGCGCCGCACAGCACGACATCGCGCTGGTACTCGGCTCCGGCTGGGGACAGACCGCCGACCGGATCGGCGAGACACGCACGACGATCGACAACGCGGACGTGCCCGGTTTCGCCGCCGCCGCTGTCGCCGGGCACTCCAGCGCCATGCGCTCGATCGCCATCGGCGACACCGGATCTCGCGCCCTCGTCTTCGGCACGCGCACGCACTTCTACGAGGGCAAGGGGGTGCGCGCCGTGGTGCACGGCGTGCGGACCGCGGCCGCAGCAGGCTGCCACACGATCGTGCTCACCAACGGCTGCGGCGGGCTCAACCCGTCCTGGAGCGCGGGCACGCCGGTGCTGATCCGCGACCAGCTCAACCTCACCGCGCACTCCCCCGTCGAGGGCGCGAACTTCATCGACGTCACCGACCTCTACACGCCACGGCTGCGGGA
This genomic window from Flexivirga oryzae contains:
- a CDS encoding purine-nucleoside phosphorylase; this translates as MTSTTALADPATDPFEIARAAAAVIAERTGAAQHDIALVLGSGWGQTADRIGETRTTIDNADVPGFAAAAVAGHSSAMRSIAIGDTGSRALVFGTRTHFYEGKGVRAVVHGVRTAAAAGCHTIVLTNGCGGLNPSWSAGTPVLIRDQLNLTAHSPVEGANFIDVTDLYTPRLREIAHEVDPSLDEGVYAQFRGPQYETPAEVKMAGVLGADLVGMSTALEAIAARQAGLDILGVSLVTNLAAGISDQPLSHQEVIDAGQAAAERCGTLLAEVVRRIAQEKSA
- a CDS encoding NAD(P)H-quinone dehydrogenase yields the protein MNGRQQHVVIIGGGPGGYESALVAAQLGAQVSVVEQTGLGGAAVLTDCVPSKTLIATSDFMSRFASAGRLGVGFEGTQDDQHAEANAIQINDRILDLAKAQSRDIRAQLERVGVRILAGRGHISGPGKVTAELADGDTEQLNADVILLAVGCTPRVMPSAMPDGERILTWQQIYDLTELPEKLIVVGSGVTGAELAHAFLGLGSDVTLVSSRDRVLPGEDADAATVIEHVFRRRGMNVLGRSRMKSAARDGDEVIVTLEDGREVRGSHVLLAVGSVPLTADIGLENAGVDTSDSGHITVDRVSRTSAQGVYAAGDCTGVLPLASVAAMQGRIAMAHALGDAVAPLNLRGVCANIFTDPEIATVGYSQADVEAGRVQARTVTMPLSTNPRAKMRNITDGFVKIFSHPGGGTVIGGVVVAPQASELIYPLAVAVQNRLTVDQLASTFSVYPSMTGTIAEAARRLHSLEA